TGGGGGACGTTGAGGGGGCTTGTCCCTAGAAGCGGTGTCCCtacctctccccccctcccccccgcccccaatGTTCTCGATGCCTTCGCCAGGGCTGGGTCATTTGCCAAATGACTCCTGGGCTAAAGAGCTACATATAAGGACTCAGTGGAGCCCTAGGGACATGGATTCAAGGCAGTGCAGAAGGCTTGCCTCAGTCCTCCAGCACGGGCCTAGAACCAGGTCTGATCGACTGCGCCATCGATGTCCTTCCTCGACGAGGTACAGAGGAACGAGGCCTAGGGTGACTGAGGGAAGTAGGGGCTTCTGGAGCGGGTTCTATCCAGAGATCAGTACTCTTAATTGGCCAGGGCTCCTGGAGGCTGGGAACGCGCGGCGAGGAGGGGTTGAGTAGAAGGGGATAGAGGGGTCGAGGACCCGCGggttgggaaggaggaggagtgTGCAATTTCCTCTAGCCCCTCCCAACTCCCCCAGCCCCGCCCTGGTCCCTCCAGCGGAGGCCCCTAAATGTTTTCTGACTCCCAGGAGCCTTCACACTTCCCCGCTGCCCTCCCCGCCCTTGCCAGGTGCTGCGGACTCGGAAGGAGCGCTATCCTGTGTGTGCGCCCGTCGAAAGCTGTCCAAGCTCACTGCGGGAGCCATGTCTGATCACACTGTCATCGCCATGCAGAGCGAGGGACCAGAGAAGGGGCTCCGTGCGAACCCTCCTCGTGACTATCTGCTGTTCTCCCTCTTCAACATCCTAGTGTTGGGGAACCCGTGCTGTCTCAGCTTCATGGCGCTCGTTTATTCGGTCAAGGTAGCTTCAGCAGGCGCGCAGCGCAGCAGGGGAGGGACATCTGGCTCCCAGAGAGGGATCCCTGGGCTTGTGCGCTCCCCTTCCACTTCCCTCGCTTCGCTAGGCTCTGTCACCTTCCTTTGGGTCTCCCcatcctcccctactttctttcctccttccctgctcCTTCTCACTCGCCctgttcctctttccctccttccttcttcccttctccccctgcttctttccttctctcccttctcctccctgcttcctttcatctcctccttctctccctgcttccttccctccccactcctgttactacttctcttcctccttcacttcatccacttccttccttctccttcactcttgtccatcctcttcctcctctccctctcttccttcctccccttccttcccctgctTCCTTACCTCTTTCCTTGCTCCCCagtctttcccttccttcatccccttcactctctcttccctgtCTCTCCTCCCAACCTtacttctttctcctcaaattcctTCCTTCACCTGcttccttctctttgctcttccttctttccctttccctccttttctcagtccttagtTCTTCCTCCACTAGATTGTGGCTATGACTCAGGAAATTTGTGTATTGAGGTAGACTATCCATCTGTCCTGGCCTCTGAGACCCTCCAGGGAGACTAGCTCTCATCTAACCAAGGATAAGGACTGCCCCCCATCAAACCTTCAGGGAGGACAGGgctacagaggaagaaagaagctggttctggagtcagttTTATGAGAGGACTGACAGAGGAGATGGGGTGGAGGAAAGCACCATGGAAGCCACCTGAGCCTCCatctgagaaggaaagaggacAGTGAGGTAGGGAGCagtctgagaaaaagaaaagagacaacaAAAGGCTAAGAACTTcggggcagagggagagagtaGCCAAGGAGCAGCAGgttatgggtgtgtgtgtgtgtgtgtgtgtgtgtgtgtgtgtgtgtgtgtgtgtgtgtgtgtgtgtgtttgctgcCCTTGTGCCCTGCACAGTCTCTCTGTGCATACTTGTCTTGGGAGACACTTGTCAGGGGAGTAGTAGGAAGAGGCACAATTGAAACAGTCGATTAAAACAAGGTGAGGCCCCTAGGTCAGGCTAACAGGTTGAGGCTTGGTTTTGTAGCCAGTGGGGAGCCATTGCAGAGATCTAAAGATCAGCACCTCTACATGCCACAGGTTAGTGAGGAGAGGGAACTAAGAGTTCAGAGTGAGTCTGAACTAGACAGGACCATGTAAATGGAGAGGACAGGATGGAAGAATGGAGAGGACTTGGCACTTGGTTGGATATTGGGGACTGAAGAATGGGAGATGGTGGGTTTAATCCTGGGGTCTGGAAGACAGTGCAGCCCCcaggtagggcagctaggtggagctgTCCAGCAGGCCAGCCTAGTGCCCGCCTGAGGTTCAGGAGACCACAGGTCAAGACTGGTACTGCAGATTGAGAGGGGGCCTGGAGTGGTGGTCTCCGACCCTCTGGAAGTGGATGACGTTCCCATAGGAGGGAGGACAAGAGACCAGAAGGGCCAGGGCAGAGCCAGGGGGGATGGGACACCTGATAGATGCCAGGGCTCTATCCCTCTGGTTGAATTGGTTTGGCGTGACTGGAAGCCCACCAGCCAGGACCTTGAGGAGAGGCTGCTGACAGGCTGCCCAGCCCATCCTGCTTGTAGGGTTGGGCTGACTCCTGACTTCAGCTTAGTAGGGGTGAGTGACTGCCTCATCAGGGGGTCATAGAGCTTGAGGTGGGTGGGTCAGCTCATAGTCCTTTTTCCTTCCAGATTTAATTCCTTCTGCTATTCTCCCAGCTTTGACCTTTCCCCAGAACTCCAGGCTCTACTCCCCAGATGGGTGAAGTTCCCCTCCACTCCTTTCCCTTGGGATGGGGGGTGTGAGGGTCTTGATCCCTGATCCCTCTGCCTGCAGAAATCTCactctctctgcctcttggtGTATGTCTGTCTATTTCTACCCCTAGTCCAGGGACCGGAAGCTGACTGGGGACATGAATGGGGCCTTGAACTATGCAAACACCTCCAAACAGCTGAACATTGGTGCCATCATCCTGAATGTGTTCCTCCTCATCGTCTTcatcatcttattttttctttatgtggTTCCTTCGATCCAGGCCATGTCCAAACACTAGATTTGGTCCCAGTACCCTCAGGGACACCTGCATGCTTCCCTAGTCCTGTTCCATAGAGTCCCACAGCAGGCAACTTCCCTCTCATCTAGCCCCACTCTCTTGTCCAGTGGGCAGCCCCTGTGGCCTCTCCCTCCCATGGATGCTCAGAAACCTAGAATACTCAGTGACTCAGTGCCTGGGGTAAATAAATTCAGTAAATGAATTGGTTTTCTGTCTCCATCCTGTGTGTCTGGGCTTCTGGTTTCTATCAAAGTTCCTATAAATgtca
The DNA window shown above is from Notamacropus eugenii isolate mMacEug1 chromosome 2, mMacEug1.pri_v2, whole genome shotgun sequence and carries:
- the LOC140524796 gene encoding interferon-induced transmembrane protein 3-like; protein product: MSDHTVIAMQSEGPEKGLRANPPRDYLLFSLFNILVLGNPCCLSFMALVYSVKSRDRKLTGDMNGALNYANTSKQLNIGAIILNVFLLIVFIILFFLYVVPSIQAMSKH